The proteins below come from a single Argentina anserina chromosome 1, drPotAnse1.1, whole genome shotgun sequence genomic window:
- the LOC126783641 gene encoding uncharacterized protein LOC126783641 isoform X1: MGWFGDTVDSIKSIQIRQALTQAISLGLIVTSALMIWKGLILMTGSESPVVVVLSESMEPGFARGDILFLHMSKDPIRAGEVVVFNVDGRPIPIVHRVIKVHERRDTGEDYVLTKGDNNPGDDRVLYAPGQRWLQKHHIMGRAVGFLPYGGWVTIIMTEKPIIKYIIIGALGLLVITSKD, from the exons ATGGGTTGGTTCGGGGACACCGTGGACTCCATCAAGTCAATTCAGATCAGGCAAGCTCTCACCCAAGCCATCAGTCTCG GCTTGATTGTCACTTCGGCGCTGATGATATGGAAAGGGCTGATTTTGATGACTGGGAGTGAATCACCTGTGGTGGTTGTGCTCTCTGAAAGCATGGAACCTGGGTTTGCTAGG GGTGACATACTGTTCTTGCATATGAGCAAGGATCCTATTCGTGCAGGAGAAGTAGTGGTGTTTAACGTGGAT GGACGCCCTATTCCCATTGTTCATCGAGTAATTAAG GTTCACGAGCGGAGAGACACTGGAGAAGATTATGTCCTCACAAAAG GAGACAATAACCCTGGTGATGATAGAGTCCTTTATGCTCCGGGCCAGCGTTGGTTGCAAAAACACCATATCATGGGGAGAGCTGTTGG GTTTTTGCCTTATGGTGGTTGGGTGACAATAATCATGACAGAAAAGCCTATAATCAAG TACATTATCATAGGAGCGCTGGGATTGCTGGTCATTACCTCGAAGGATTAG
- the LOC126783641 gene encoding uncharacterized protein LOC126783641 isoform X2: MGWFGDTVDSIKSIQIRQALTQAISLGLIVTSALMIWKGLILMTGSESPVVVVLSESMEPGFARGDILFLHMSKDPIRAGEVVVFNVDGRPIPIVHRVIKVHERRDTGEDYVLTKGDNNPGDDRVLYAPGQRWLQKHHIMGRAVGFLPYGGWVTIIMTEKPIIKASIAHKLGGS, translated from the exons ATGGGTTGGTTCGGGGACACCGTGGACTCCATCAAGTCAATTCAGATCAGGCAAGCTCTCACCCAAGCCATCAGTCTCG GCTTGATTGTCACTTCGGCGCTGATGATATGGAAAGGGCTGATTTTGATGACTGGGAGTGAATCACCTGTGGTGGTTGTGCTCTCTGAAAGCATGGAACCTGGGTTTGCTAGG GGTGACATACTGTTCTTGCATATGAGCAAGGATCCTATTCGTGCAGGAGAAGTAGTGGTGTTTAACGTGGAT GGACGCCCTATTCCCATTGTTCATCGAGTAATTAAG GTTCACGAGCGGAGAGACACTGGAGAAGATTATGTCCTCACAAAAG GAGACAATAACCCTGGTGATGATAGAGTCCTTTATGCTCCGGGCCAGCGTTGGTTGCAAAAACACCATATCATGGGGAGAGCTGTTGG GTTTTTGCCTTATGGTGGTTGGGTGACAATAATCATGACAGAAAAGCCTATAATCAAG GCATCCATAGCCCACAAGCTTGGGGGTTCTTGA
- the LOC126783513 gene encoding chaperone protein dnaJ 49-like — protein sequence MDGNKDDALKCFGIGKEALDGGDRTRALKFLAKARRLDPSLPIDDLLSSAGKDSDPPPPSDGAKPDAPSGSGLGMPPLRQRKASASGSSSGSGSGSAGGYTEEQVTTVRELKRKKDYYEILGVERSCSVEDVRKAYRKLSLKVHPDKNKAPGAEEAFKSVSKAFQCLSNAESRKKYDVSGSEEPVYERRRAPRHHHGAGNGFFYEGGDVDADEIFRNFFFGGGGMAPATTQFRGFSFGQGMGGARPAEYASGGFNARTLIQLLPVLLILLLNFLPSSQPVYSLSRSYPFEYRFTTEKGVNFYVRSTEFEQDYPSGSADRARLDQQVEREYFNVLSQNCRLELQRRQWGFVRETPHCDMLKQFEAAA from the coding sequence ATGGACGGAAACAAAGACGACGCTTTGAAATGCTTCGGAATCGGGAAGGAAGCTCTCGACGGCGGCGACCGCACCCGCGCCCTGAAATTCTTGGCCAAAGCTCGCCGCCTCGATCCGTCGCTTCCGATCGACGATCTGCTATCGTCGGCCGGTAAAGACTCCGATCCTCCGCCGCCTTCCGACGGCGCCAAGCCCGACGCGCCGTCCGGTTCGGGCCTCGGTATGCCTCCGCTTCGTCAAAGGAAGGCTTCCGCTTCCGGGTCGAGTTCCGGGTCCGGGTCGGGCTCGGCGGGTGGGTACACGGAGGAGCAGGTGACGACTGTGAGGGAGctgaagaggaagaaggacTACTATGAGATATTGGGGGTGGAGAGGAGCTGTAGTGTCGAAGATGTTCGAAAAGCTTATAGGAAGCTCTCATTGAAGGTCCATCCTGATAAGAACAAGGCCCCCGGAGCCGAGGAGGCCTTTAAATCGGTGTCGAAGGCGTTTCAGTGCCTGAGCAATGCTGAGAGCAGGAAGAAGTACGATGTTTCGGGGTCGGAGGAGCCGGTTTACGAGCGGCGGCGTGCTCCTAGGCACCATCATGGTGCAGGAAATGGGTTCTTTTATGAGGGTGGTGATGTGGATGCCGACGAGATTTTCAGGAACTTCTttttcggaggaggaggaatggCGCCGGCCACCACGCAGTTTAGGGGGTTTAGTTTCGGGCAGGGAATGGGGGGAGCGAGGCCTGCTGAGTATGCCTCTGGTGGGTTCAATGCGAGGACACTTATTCAGTTGCTGCCTGTGCTGCTTATATTGCTGCTTAACTTTTTGCCGTCCTCTCAGCCTGTTTACTCGCTGTCGAGGTCGTATCCTTTTGAGTACCGGTTTACCACGGAAAAGGGGGTCAATTTTTATGTCAGGTCGACTGAGTTTGAGCAAGATTACCCGTCTGGTAGTGCAGACCGCGCCAGGCTTGATCAGCAGGTGGAGAGGGAGTATTTCAATGTTCTGTCGCAGAATTGCCGGCTAGAATTGCAGCGTCGCCAGTGGGGATTTGTTCGTGAGACGCCACATTGTGACATGTTGAAGCAGTTTGAGGCGGCAGCTTGA
- the LOC126783533 gene encoding ribosome biogenesis regulatory protein homolog, with amino-acid sequence METDTTAFQIDLGNLMAVDLHHQFPSNPSSREELVKDYIAKGTELVQAIANNLFNLPSTEDIEGTLVKLPAPTTRLPREKHIPKPKPPTKWELFAQKKGIKNRKKDKIAYDESSETWKRRYGYDRANDEDNVPIIEAKMTDVPGEDPFSKRREDKKNRVEKQDKNRLQNLKQAAKVGALPSHIQLAATRLPITGTQAAPQKVTKDELGSVAGIAATATASGGKFDKKLPGEKPGKHKGKYRKFLPVIGGKGIHTQEQEQTNKILNKLISKNSHEMLNVNKAVDMYNVKKDKKRNNRPEKSSSGTPGQLKPRKNLTKKPFNKGSSKSFDKGSKKPFDKGSKRPFNKGSSNKGRK; translated from the exons ATGGAGACCGATACGACGGCGTTTCAAATCGACCTGGGTAATCTCATGGCGGTTGaccttcatcatcaatttcccTCCAACCCTTCTTCCAG GGAGGAGTTGGTGAAGGATTATATTGCAAAAGGAACTGAGTTAGTTCAAGCTATTGCGAATAATTTATTCAATTTGCCTTCGACTGAAGACATTGAGGGAACACTTGTGAAGTTGCCTGCTCCAACTACTAGATTGCCCCGAGAAAAGCAT ATTCCAAAGCCTAAGCCTCCTACAAAATGGGAACTGTTTGCCCAAAAGAAAG GCATAAAGAACCGTAAGAAAGATAAGATTGCGTATGATGAGTCTAGTGAAACTTGGAAACGTCGTTATGGATATGATCGTGCAAATGATGAGGATAATGTACCTATCATTGAGGCAAAGATGACTGATG TACCAGGGGAGGATCCTTTTTCCAAAAGACGAGAAGATAAAAAGAATCGTGTTGAAAAGCAAGACAAAAATAGATTGCAGAACTTGAAGCAAGCTGCAAAAGTTGGTGCTTTGCCAAG TCATATTCAACTAGCTGCTACAAGGTTGCCTATAACAGGAACCCAGGCTGCACCCCAAAAGGTTACTAAAGATGAACTTGGGAGTGTTGCTGGAATTGCAGCAACTGCAACAGCCAGTGGTGGAAAGTTTGATAAGAAATTGCCAGGTGAAAAACCTGGTAAACATAAAGGAAAGTATCGCAAG TTTTTACCAGTTATAGGTGGGAAAGGGATACACACGCAAGAGCAGGAGCAAACCAATAAAATTCTGAACAAGCTAATTTCTAAGAACTCCCATGAGATGCTCAATGTTAACAAG GCTGTTGACATGTATAATGTGAAGAAAGATAAGAAGCGGAACAACAGACCGGAGAAGTCTTCTTCAGGGACCCCTGGTCAGTTGAAACCAAGGAAAAACCTTACGAAGAAGCCATTTAACAAGGGCTCTTCAAAGTCATTTGACAAGGGATCTAAAAAGCCATTTGACAAAGGATCTAAGAGGCCATTTAACAAGGGATCTTCAAACAAAGGCAGAAAATGA
- the LOC126792849 gene encoding adenine nucleotide transporter BT1, chloroplastic/mitochondrial-like, translating into MARRRLQVIEHAREDFELFCSGMKIQWSPLENASRGLFASIGQVATAMGFGISPNPQNLRMDSTTKLLSSTYMRYVPVPDLGFRVAGVEELVMEEVLEIEEEAEVGTMNKLKNRIDGFGTKIKIGNASLRRLLSGAIAGVVSRTAVAPLETIRTNLMVGSCGNSSSAVFQSIMGADGWQGLYRGNLVNVIRVAPSKGIELFVFDMVNKYLTRPGEELKIPIPVSSIAGALAGVSSTLCTYPLELLKTRLTVQRGMYKNFFDAFSKIVKEGGPGELYRGLTPSLIGVIPYAASNYFAYDSLTKAYKKAFKKEEIGNVMTLLIGSASAAFSSTATFPLEVARKQMQVNGRQYKNIIHALCSIFESEGLAGLYRGLGPSYMKLVPAAGISFMCYEACKRILTENEKRNS; encoded by the exons ATGGCTAGAAGAAGACTGCAGGTGATTGAACATGCAAGAGAAGACTTTGAGTTGTTTTGTTCTGGAATGAAAATTCAATGGAGTCCTCTAGAGAATGCTTCTCGTGGCTTATTTGCAAGTATTGGTCAAGTGGCAACGGCAATGGGATTTGGTATTTCACCAAATCCACAGAATCTTAGGATGGATAGCACCACAAAGCTACTGAGCTCCACATACATGAGATATGTGCCTGTACCAGATTTGGGTTTTCGGGTTGCTGGAGTTGAAGAGTTGGTGATGGAAGAAGTTCTAGagattgaagaagaagcagaggtTGGGACCATGAACAAGTTGAAGAATAGAATCGATGGTTTTGGAACGAAAATCAAGATAGGTAATGCATCACTAAGAAGGTTGTTGAGTGGAGCAATAGCAGGTGTTGTGTCAAGAACAGCAGTTGCGCCATTGGAAACCATAAGGACCAACTTAATGGTGGGGAGCTGTGGCAACTCATCCAGTGCAGTATTTCAATCTATCATGGGAGCTGATGGATGGCAAGGCTTATATAGAGGCAATCTGGTCAATGTCATTCGTGTTGCGCCAAGCAAGGGTATTGAG TTATTTGTCTTTGACATGGTGAACAAGTACTTGACTAGACCTGGGGAAGAGCTGAAAATCCCTATTCCTGTTTCATCAATCGCGGGCGCCCTTGCTGGAGTCAGCtcaaccttgtgcacatacCCTCTTGAGCTGTTAAAAACACGATTAACTGTCCAG AGAGGAATGTATAAAAACTTTTTCGATGCATTTTCGAAGATTGTGAAGGAGGGAGGACCTGGAGAGCTGTACAGAGGCCTTACACCAAGTCTTATAGGAGTAATCCCATATGCTGCTTCCAACTATTTCGCTTATGATTCACTCACAAAAGCTTACAAGAAGGCTTTCAAAAAGGAGGAAATCGGAAATGTAATGACACTGTTGATTGGCTCAGCATCTGCTGCATTTTCAAGCACCGCAACTTTCCCACTCGAGGTGGCTCGGAAGCAAATGCAGGTGAATGGGAGACAATACAAGAACATAATTCATGCTCTTTGTAGCATATTTGAAAGTGAAGGACTTGCTGGCTTGTACAGAGGGTTAGGACCAAGCTATATGAAACTGGTTCCTGCTGCTGGGATATCCTTCATGTGCTACGAAGCATGCAAGAGGATACTCACTGAGAATGAGAAGAGGAATtcataa